Genomic DNA from Cloeon dipterum chromosome 3, ieCloDipt1.1, whole genome shotgun sequence:
GGCATTCTCTCAGCCACAAAAGAAGATGAAATCgccaatttcataaaattaagcCTTAAAAACGGAATTGGTAGTGAATGTCCTCTGCTCAAAAGTTTGGCTGCGATCTTACCCAGAGTCACAGACAAAAAATCGTACTCGACAGTTCTCAGCATGCTTCTGTCCCACTCGCTTACTATGCAATGCCTGCTGGGCTACGAAGACGCAAAGAAAGGTTTGTACTATTTGTccctcaaaataaattgttaacttttcaattgtttccaGAGGGAATATTGCTGCTCCTGGACTCTCTGACCTCTGCTGATCCAAATCTGATGAGTCCTAATCTATTACCAGTGCTACTTGGAGCCTACAACGCTTCTCTCTCCAAATGCGACCAAATTGTTTTCAAGGTAAGTTTGCAATGGTTGGTGAAGATTCAGGTTAAGTCAATTCTTTCTAGCTATTGGCCAAGTATGAAAACCAAGGGATCAGTTTCAAAGAGCTCCAGCCACTGCTTTGGGGTGAAGCTGCAATCACTCGTTATTCCTTGCGATCGCATCTTGGCAAATCGCTTCAGAACCAACCAAGTCCATCCCAGATTCTACACAACTTGGACTCACATAGAGTTTCTTTGACGCTATCATAGtgagttaataaataatgtgataTTTAGACATAAACTGACGTTTGAATTATATTCTCAGCTTTCCAATCAAGAGAGGCATGGCGAACGAGTCCTCGTTGGTCGACGCTCGATTGTATGATCCAGCCTTTCTGCTGCCGTTATTTGCGCAAATTCTACAGCCTGAGGTCCTTCTGCAGCCTTGGCTGTTCACCAGGAATGCACTGCCTCTAACTTTGATGGCGTTTGCTTCTGAAGATGGTGGAATTCGCAACCTTGCCGCCCTAATAATTTCCAGATTGTACTTCCACTACGAAGCTGGAAGGTAAAGTTGTcacaatttgtttcaaaatgtgTAATTCAATGTTAACCATTTGTAGAATATCCTTTGAGAAAAAGTTTTGGCTGCATTTCATGGACACTCTCCGGTTCACTTTGAGCAACGCCCCAGATGTTCAGCTACCGCCAGTTATCGCTCTTTTCTTGGCTCGTTCTGCCCTGGTTGTTTCTAACCCTGAGCATGACATGTACCAAGTTTTGAACATGTACTTGCTCGCCAAGCAATCAATTGACTTGACTGATCTTCCCAACTTCTTGCGAATGATGCACAGCTCTGAGCCAAGTCACAAGTAAgtaatttcgaattttaaaacgcattatattttatcttgaaTATTCAAAACAGGACACATCGACAATGGATTTTTAATGTGCTGAAAAATGGGCTGCGCAATGAGAAGGATTTTGAGTTGTTCTTCTCGTCCTTTGCATCGAAGATATTGGCCGCGTTCTACATCTCGCCTCTGTCAGACTCTAAGGCTAAGGTAATACTACTTCAAACTTTAactttgctaaaaatttactaaatcTCGTTCTAACAGGAGGACAttctgcaaattttcatttcggtGGTGAAGATTCCGGGTGCTGCTAAAAGGCTGATTCTCAGTTCAGGCCTGATCAGCTGGATCAATGGAGTGATCACCTCTCTCCCACCAGCACCTACTAATGACAATACTGAGTGTCCTTTGTCTGCTAACATTTTGATCCTCCTGCAAACTGCATGGACCAATGCGGAATTGGCAAGAACCTCTTTTCACCTAATGAAGtctggtatttatttttttctttttcttacaGCTGGAAACTCGAGGCAGTGTGCTGGTGGCATTATCTTTGTTGGTTGATAAAGTTCCTGCTCAAGAAAGGCATCTTCGACCCATTGTTGAGCTCTTGAATGCTACCTTTAGCTCCCAAAAAAGCGACAAAGATATTTTCACAGAGAAAATGCTGGAGCAGCTTTTGTTCTTGTGCAAAAGAGCTGGAATCCGGAATTATTGTAGCTGCAAAGACTTGATGCAGTATGGAATTGCTGGGAAAAACGAATTTTCTCTGTCTGCGTTAGAAAAAGGCTTGTATGAGTATATAAACAAGTggattatttcttaaataaatttattcttagaCCAATAATGAATTAGCGTCTTTTTCCACCCCTGCCTCCTCCCCTTCCACCTCCCCTGCCTCCACCCTTGCCACCTCTCTTGCCACCTGTTGTATTCTTCAGCGTATTTTTTGTAGCGATGTACTTCTGTCTTCCGCTTGGTACTTTAGTATTACTCTTGGAACCGCTATCCCTGCTATCCTGattcttcttattttttcgGAGTTTGTCGAATGGGCTGTACTTGGGCTTCTTTGCTCTTGGTGCTTCAAAGAGTCCTGAAAAATACAAGAATGGATGTTTCATGACTCTTGCAATTTTCCCTGAAGCGTTGGAAGTTTGCATAATATTGTGAATCCCGTTCTTCGTGACTGATTTGACGCGGCACTTTAAgacaaaaacaacaataataataatttgtttaagaACTTAAATAGATGGTTTTCAGTTTATCctatcaaatattaaataaagcaagtacatatggcccgtttattttggtttttgtgctgattttatgttaaattctACTTGTAAAGATTTTTCACCaacagctaaaaataaaatattgtcaaatgattaaataactaaattacgaggaaaatctaaaattgttACTCCTATTTGTCAGTTGGATTATATCGGTATTGAAACCAGctgcgagaaaaattattttgtagcaGGATAGCCacagaattaataataaaaaacaatctaGATATTGTTTAATCTCGGATAAATTCCCAGCCCTTTCCTCACCTTCGTCAGGAGCATGGCCAACTTCTTTCTTGTAGTATTCCACATCATCATCCACTGCTTCCTCCATAGGCTCTTCATTCTTCATTTGGCCCTTCAAAGATTTGCGCTTGTGCTCCTCCTTAGCATCAAGCTTCCTCTTCAAATTGTTCTCTTGAATCTTCTTGCGCTCTTCCTTTATTTGCCTAATTcacagtttttgtttttaacaagatttattaaaaaatataaatatttactttctcTCATTTCTGAGTTTGCTTATTGCTTTCTTTTCCTCTTCGGTCTTTGACACAAACTCGTGGTACATGACATTTCCGCCCATCAGACCATCTTCAACTTTCACAAGCTACAAcgcaaaatggaaaattttcattcaaattatttatgtacaaaatttaactaacCTGCAACGTAAGCCTAGGTCCAAGTTCCGAAAGTCTAATTGCCGTATTAGCAGATGCAACTGCTCCTCTCGAAGGAAGATCTTGGGACAGTACCACATGGCTGTTTGGATCGTCCTCAGCCTCGCTCTCTGACGCAGCACCATCactgattatttaaatttaagccaTTTGTGTATGCCTTTCAAAGGTTCTCTCTTACCGGTTGATATACTCAGAAATATCATCAAACTTAGACAAGTCAGGAATCTTGCTCTGAACTATTTTCTTCACGCCCCTGTTCAGTCCCACTGGCACGGCTCTAATCGCATAGTGTCTGAAGTCGATCAGTTTTGTCTCAGGGTCGTAGTTCAGCAGCAAACACCGTCGTACTGTGCTCAACTTCACCTAACGATAGATCTgatatgaaataaaagttaaaaa
This window encodes:
- the ppan gene encoding protein Peter pan, coding for MARKRKGRSVRRNKNKAPGEGNEPEELTRAPHSFVITRGSTSGYVQELTKDFRKVMEPFTAVNLKERKTNKLKDFVSIAGPLHVSHLVIFTQTDMSIYMKIAKVPRGPTMTLKVLDYVLARDVLSSLKKPIASDKMFASAPLVVLNSFSGEGMHLKLLASAFQNMFPSINLTKVKLSTVRRCLLLNYDPETKLIDFRHYAIRAVPVGLNRGVKKIVQSKIPDLSKFDDISEYINRDGAASESEAEDDPNSHVVLSQDLPSRGAVASANTAIRLSELGPRLTLQLVKVEDGLMGGNVMYHEFVSKTEEEKKAISKLRNERKQIKEERKKIQENNLKRKLDAKEEHKRKSLKGQMKNEEPMEEAVDDDVEYYKKEVGHAPDEGLFEAPRAKKPKYSPFDKLRKNKKNQDSRDSGSKSNTKVPSGRQKYIATKNTLKNTTGGKRGGKGGGRGGGRGGGRGGKRR